One Calditerricola satsumensis genomic region harbors:
- a CDS encoding protein kinase family protein, whose product MTTSFEHVSVELRPGTVVCGRWHGNAYRIERVAGRGATATVYAAWGPMGRVALKVAADEACVLVEAVTLRDLEARGAALGPFLRDVDEADIGGRPVLFLALDWVEGVPLNRFSFGRRPEVAAAVLEQILDVLERLHAAGLVFGDLKPANVLVAPGSPPRAGVVDFGGVTPQGRLVRAHSELYDRAAWGAGGRTADPAYDLFAAALTFLAAVIGEARLAAFFNRKRSVAALCDIIRADSRLAPYRPVLEPALHGRWASAGAMRRALAAASDAGLSAVPPRDRLTAGLVGACAVAVAWFLLASAAWWERQ is encoded by the coding sequence GTGACTACGTCTTTTGAGCATGTGTCTGTTGAACTGCGTCCCGGAACCGTCGTTTGCGGCCGTTGGCACGGCAACGCGTACCGCATCGAACGCGTTGCCGGCCGAGGGGCAACGGCGACGGTGTACGCGGCCTGGGGGCCGATGGGCCGTGTGGCGCTAAAGGTGGCCGCCGACGAGGCCTGCGTGCTGGTGGAAGCGGTCACGTTGCGGGACCTCGAGGCCCGAGGGGCAGCCCTTGGGCCTTTTCTGCGTGACGTCGACGAAGCCGACATCGGGGGCCGACCGGTGCTGTTTCTCGCCCTCGACTGGGTGGAGGGCGTGCCCCTCAACCGCTTTTCCTTTGGGCGTCGGCCGGAGGTAGCGGCGGCGGTGTTGGAGCAGATTCTGGATGTCCTGGAGCGGTTGCATGCCGCCGGGCTTGTCTTCGGCGATCTGAAACCGGCTAACGTCCTCGTGGCACCGGGATCGCCGCCGCGCGCGGGGGTGGTCGACTTTGGCGGCGTGACCCCCCAGGGCCGGCTCGTGCGCGCCCACAGCGAATTGTACGACCGGGCCGCGTGGGGCGCCGGCGGCCGCACGGCGGACCCCGCGTACGATCTGTTTGCCGCGGCGCTCACGTTCCTGGCCGCCGTCATCGGGGAAGCGCGCCTGGCCGCTTTTTTCAACCGGAAGCGGTCGGTGGCGGCGCTTTGTGATATAATACGGGCGGATTCGCGACTGGCACCGTATCGGCCGGTTCTGGAGCCGGCGCTCCATGGGCGGTGGGCAAGCGCGGGAGCGATGCGCCGCGCGCTGGCTGCGGCGTCCGACGCGGGCTTAAGCGCCGTCCCGCCGCGCGATCGTTTGACGGCGGGTCTGGTCGGCGCGTGTGCCGTCGCGGTGGCGTGGTTTTTGCTCGCGAGCGCAGCGTGGTGGGAGAGGCAGTGA
- a CDS encoding threonine/serine exporter family protein, which yields MDATPHGIPSPPSSDDILDLCLFAGALVLKNGGETYRAEETMVRMAMASGVQEAHGFATPTGVFLSCVTAEGVKTRVQRIAARTVDLSKVAAVNEISRCYVDGRMTAAEAFRQLKRVETAPFPYGDGLAHLAAGATSASFALLFGGSWPDFGPAFAAGLVANVALKLVERLFAMRFVAEAVAAFFSALTTVLAFAAGWGADRDAILIGALMPFVPGVALTNAVRDVMAGDLVSGLARGAEAALTALAVAAGVALLLGLVAE from the coding sequence ATGGACGCGACGCCGCACGGGATCCCGTCTCCCCCTTCCTCCGACGACATCTTGGATCTGTGCTTGTTCGCCGGGGCCCTCGTGTTGAAAAACGGCGGGGAGACGTATCGCGCCGAAGAGACGATGGTGCGCATGGCCATGGCCTCCGGCGTGCAGGAGGCGCACGGCTTTGCCACCCCGACGGGCGTGTTCCTATCGTGCGTGACGGCCGAAGGGGTCAAGACGCGCGTGCAGCGCATTGCGGCGCGCACCGTGGACTTGAGCAAAGTGGCGGCGGTCAACGAGATCTCCCGCTGCTACGTGGACGGACGTATGACGGCCGCGGAAGCGTTTCGGCAGCTCAAGCGGGTTGAGACGGCGCCCTTTCCGTACGGCGACGGGCTGGCGCACCTGGCCGCCGGCGCCACCAGCGCCAGCTTTGCCCTGCTGTTTGGCGGGTCGTGGCCGGATTTCGGGCCGGCCTTTGCCGCCGGTCTCGTGGCCAATGTGGCCCTCAAGCTGGTGGAGCGCCTCTTTGCCATGCGCTTTGTGGCCGAAGCGGTGGCCGCCTTCTTCAGCGCTCTGACCACCGTGCTCGCCTTCGCCGCGGGGTGGGGGGCCGACCGGGACGCCATCCTCATCGGCGCGCTCATGCCCTTTGTTCCCGGTGTGGCCCTCACCAATGCCGTGCGCGATGTGATGGCCGGTGATCTGGTGTCGGGGCTGGCGCGCGGCGCAGAGGCGGCGCTCACCGCCCTCGCGGTGGCGGCGGGCGTGGCGCTCCTGTTGGGACTGGTGGCCGAATGA
- a CDS encoding threonine/serine exporter family protein, protein MTGAVEGLLSFVAAASFGMLFGVPRAELVWGGLVGAAGWLVYRGLMAMGMGLLGAIFAASFLVAALSQLLAVRRRVPVTLFVVPGIIPLVPGGLAYRTMLAFFHGEYAGGLAVGAQTLLSAGAIAAGLSLWTALFAAFRRRGPHARTRA, encoded by the coding sequence GTGACCGGGGCTGTGGAGGGGTTGCTCAGTTTTGTGGCGGCCGCGTCCTTCGGCATGCTGTTTGGCGTCCCGCGCGCCGAACTGGTGTGGGGCGGGCTGGTCGGGGCGGCGGGCTGGCTCGTGTACCGGGGCCTGATGGCGATGGGGATGGGCTTGCTCGGGGCGATCTTTGCCGCGTCCTTTCTCGTTGCCGCCCTCAGCCAGCTCCTGGCCGTGCGCCGGCGCGTGCCGGTCACCTTGTTTGTCGTTCCGGGCATCATTCCCCTCGTTCCGGGCGGGCTGGCGTACCGGACGATGCTGGCCTTTTTCCACGGCGAGTATGCGGGAGGCTTGGCGGTAGGCGCGCAGACCCTGCTGTCCGCCGGCGCCATTGCCGCCGGGCTTTCGCTGTGGACGGCGCTGTTTGCCGCGTTTCGGAGGAGGGGGCCCCATGCGCGAACGCGTGCGTGA